A genomic stretch from Gopherus flavomarginatus isolate rGopFla2 chromosome 3, rGopFla2.mat.asm, whole genome shotgun sequence includes:
- the ATOH1 gene encoding transcription factor ATOH1 translates to MSHLRAAAAGWVEGGRDLGAQQQLEQTLLGQEHPGCGFPPAWLGMCCPARVPAAAAASTRYLLPGAAEEEEEEEPLEAGGAEQHLGGCSSRSGPPGKLCKLPGGVPSAEGVSGCGRQRAPSGGLRQQVSGVQKQRRLAANARERRRMHGLNHAFDQLRNVIPSFNNDKKLSKYETLQMAQIYISALAELLHSPAAPADTPGKGEHRSPPHESTGAEAGAAGQGQGQQQRPSPSGHCRTRFPQQPAAGGYSVPLDPLHFSFQESALMAQKVPSPALLGQPQERSKPSPRSHRSDGEFSPRSHYSDSDEAS, encoded by the coding sequence ATGAGCCACCTGCGGGCGGCCGCCGCCGGGTGGGTGGAAGGCGGCAGGGACTTGGgggcccagcagcagctggagcagacTCTCCTAGGGCAGGAGCATCCTGGCTGCGGTTTCCCCCCCGCTTGGCTGGGCATGTGCTGCCCGGCACGCGTCCCCGCAGCCGCCGCTGCCTCCACCAGATACCTGCTGCCCGGAGCagccgaggaggaggaggaggaggagccgctGGAGGCGGGGGGAGCCGAGCAGCACCTGggcggctgcagcagcaggagcggCCCCCCGGGGAAACTCTGCAAGTTGCCAGGGGGCGTCCCGTCGGCGGAGGGGGTGTCGGGCTGCGGCAGGCAGCGCGCCCCGTCcggggggctccggcagcaggtgAGCGGCGTGCAGAAGCAGCGGCGGCTGGCGGCCAACGCCCGGGAGCGGCGGCGGATGCACGGGCTGAACCACGCCTTCGACCAGCTGCGCAATGTCATCCCCTCCTTCAACAACGACAAGAAGCTGTCCAAGTACGAGACCCTGCAGATGGCGCAGATCTACATTAGCGCGCTGGCCGAGCTGCTGCACAGCCCGGCCGCACCCGCCGACACCCCGGGCAAGGGCGAGCACCGCTCCCCGCCCCACGAGTCAACCGGAGCAGAGGCCGGAGCTGCCGGGCAAggacaggggcagcagcagagaccctcGCCCTCCGGCCACTGCAGGACTCGCTTCCCCCAGCAGCCGGCTGCGGGGGGCTACTCCGTGCCGCTGGAccctctgcacttctccttccaGGAGAGCGCCCTGATGGCACAGAAAGTCCCATCTCCGGCCCTCCTGGGGCAGCCGCAGGAGAGGAGCAAACCATCGCCCAGGTCCCACAGGAGCGATGGGGAGTTCTCGCCCCGTTCCCACTACAGTGACTCTGATGAggccagctag